One genomic segment of Gadus chalcogrammus isolate NIFS_2021 chromosome 3, NIFS_Gcha_1.0, whole genome shotgun sequence includes these proteins:
- the npy2r gene encoding neuropeptide Y receptor type 2 yields the protein MNDSGRLQMAMESVPPHNGTHIEAPEYAVESCDQCSSAGTPLAPDDHHLAGVGDSTQLFGVQVVLILAYITIIVFGVVGNALVIYVVYKFKTLRTVTNFFIVNLAVSDLFMNTLCLPFTLVHTLYGEWKFGRVLCFVLPCAQAMAVHVSTITFNIIALDRHRSIVYHLEPKMSKDMCALVIVATWAVSALLASPLAVFREYVTLDLSPGASIEVCAEQWPGSSMDGMMYSICMLLVQYGLPLAVNSFAYLRIWSMLKKHSSSPGGRNDRHRRRRKTTKMLVTVVVVFAVTWLPFHAVQLAIDIDSSVLDLKDFKLLFTVFHIMAMCSTCVNPILYGWMNNSYRNAFRRVCKCDFNYSRSSNTTSRPIQREVAVCSDFKATNV from the coding sequence ATGAATGACTCGGGACGTCTACAGATGGCGATGGAGTCCGTCCCTCCACACAATGGGACACACATTGAAGCTCCTGAATACGCCGTAGAGTCCTGCGACCAATGTTCTTCAGCAGGAACTCCACTTGCCCCGGACGACCACCACCTGGCGGGAGTGGGGGACAGCACCCAGCTGTTCGGGGTGCAAGTGGTCCTCATCCTCGCCTACATCACCATCATAGTGTTCGGAGTGGTGGGCAACGCGCTGGTGATATACGTGGTCTACAAGTTCAAAACGTTACGGACCGTCACCAACTTCTTCATCGTCAACCTGGCCGTGTCCGACTTGTTCATGAACACCCTGTGCCTCCCTTTCACACTCGTGCACACCCTCTACGGCGAGTGGAAGTTCGGCCGCGTGCTGTGCTTCGTGCTGCCGTGCGCGCAGGCCATGGCTGTGCACGTGTCCACCATCACCTTCAACATCATCGCCCTCGACCGCCACAGGAGCATCGTGTACCACCTGGAGCCCAAGATGTCCAAGGACATGTGCGCCCTGGTTATCGTCGCCACGTGGGCCGTCAGCGCCCTGCTCGCCAGCCCGCTCGCCGTCTTCCGGGAGTACGTTACGTTGGACCTCTCGCCCGGCGCGAGCATCGAGGTGTGCGCCGAGCAGTGGCCCGGGAGCAGCATGGACGGAATGATGTACAGCATCTGCATGCTGCTGGTTCAGTACGGGCTCCCCCTGGCGGTCAACTCCTTCGCCTACCTGCGCATCTGGAGCATGTTGAAGAAGCACAGCAGCAGCCCAGGAGGTCGCAACGACCGCCACAGACGGCGGAGGAAGACAACGAAGATGCTGGTgaccgtggtggtggtgttcgCCGTGACTTGGTTGCCGTTCCACGCGGTCCAGTTGGCCATTGACATCGACAGCAGTGTTCTGGATCTGAAAGACTTCAAACTGCTTTTCACTGTGTTTCATATCATGGCCATGTGCTCCACCTGTGTCAACCCGATCCTGTACGGGTGGATGAACAACAGCTACCGCAACGCTTTCCGCAGGGTGTGTAAATGTGACTTTAACTACAGCAGGTCAAGTAACACCACGAGCAGGCCAATTCAAAGGGAAGTCGCTGTTTGCTCCGATTTCAAAGCTACAAATGTGTGA